One part of the Gossypium raimondii isolate GPD5lz chromosome 1, ASM2569854v1, whole genome shotgun sequence genome encodes these proteins:
- the LOC105780781 gene encoding uncharacterized protein LOC105780781 isoform X2, whose protein sequence is MSKLLSRIAGFFSNRTFIGVDKAGNRYFTRKEEIDVKEKRWVEFKGEQDPTSISVEWICWLNGQRKVAPTPEEMMELEARRERVRLNVALLKKEEEERKAREGSRKAVSLGKVGGPDLKSFIRQFPSASEGDKVEQASDGRIKETHEEKEEPIPESSEPTGSGATYKPGTWQPPT, encoded by the exons ATGTCAAAGCTGTTGTCTAGAATTGCTGGGTTTTTCAGCAACAGAACATTCATAGGTGTAGATAAAGCTGGGAACCGTTACTTCACTAGAAAAGAAGAGATTGATG TAAAGGAGAAAAGATGGGTGGAATTCAAAGGAGAGCAAGATCCAACATCCATCTCAG TTGAATGGATATGTTGGTTGAACGGGCAGCGAAAAGTAGCTCCGACTCCAGAG GAAATGATGGAACTTGAAGCAAGGCGTGAACGTGTTAGGCTTAATGTTGCCC ttctgaagaaggaagaagaagaaaggaaagccAGAGAAGGCAGTAGGAAGGCTGTGAGCTTGG GTAAAGTTGGAGGTCCAGACTTAAAAAGCTTCATTCGGCAATTTCCATCTGCTTCAGAAG GTGACAAAGTTGAACAAGCATCAGATGGAAG GATCAAAGAAACacatgaagaaaaagaagagccAATTCCAGA GTCTTCGGAACCAACAGGATCTGGTGCAACCTATAAGCCAGGAACATGGCAACCACCAACATGA
- the LOC105780781 gene encoding uncharacterized protein LOC105780781 isoform X1: MSKLLSRIAGFFSNRTFIGVDKAGNRYFTRKEEIDGILKEKRWVEFKGEQDPTSISVEWICWLNGQRKVAPTPEEMMELEARRERVRLNVALLKKEEEERKAREGSRKAVSLGKVGGPDLKSFIRQFPSASEGDKVEQASDGRIKETHEEKEEPIPESSEPTGSGATYKPGTWQPPT, encoded by the exons ATGTCAAAGCTGTTGTCTAGAATTGCTGGGTTTTTCAGCAACAGAACATTCATAGGTGTAGATAAAGCTGGGAACCGTTACTTCACTAGAAAAGAAGAGATTGATGGTATTT TAAAGGAGAAAAGATGGGTGGAATTCAAAGGAGAGCAAGATCCAACATCCATCTCAG TTGAATGGATATGTTGGTTGAACGGGCAGCGAAAAGTAGCTCCGACTCCAGAG GAAATGATGGAACTTGAAGCAAGGCGTGAACGTGTTAGGCTTAATGTTGCCC ttctgaagaaggaagaagaagaaaggaaagccAGAGAAGGCAGTAGGAAGGCTGTGAGCTTGG GTAAAGTTGGAGGTCCAGACTTAAAAAGCTTCATTCGGCAATTTCCATCTGCTTCAGAAG GTGACAAAGTTGAACAAGCATCAGATGGAAG GATCAAAGAAACacatgaagaaaaagaagagccAATTCCAGA GTCTTCGGAACCAACAGGATCTGGTGCAACCTATAAGCCAGGAACATGGCAACCACCAACATGA
- the LOC105780772 gene encoding ATP synthase gamma chain, chloroplastic gives MYSSNLPIWVSSKPSNSNKNILLYQFNQNPFLQFSKRLPPKSLSQSPSPFTRIRCRLLELRKRIETVKSTQKITEAMKLVAAAKVRRAQEAVINGRPFTEALVELLYTINESLQCDDVDCPLTVIRPVKKVALVVTTGDRGLCGSFNSAVIKKAESRISNLRGLGLDYTVISVGKKGNSYFSRKDDVSVERFVEGVGFPTAKEAQMIADDVFSLFVTEEVDKVELVYTKFVSLVKSDPVIRTLLPLSVRGEVFDVNGNCVDAVEDELFMLTTKEGKLAVERDKVRVEGGPISPLMQFEQDPVQILDAMMPLYLNSQILRALQESLASELAARMNAMSNATDNAVELKKNLSIVYNRERQAKITGEILEIVAGAEALT, from the coding sequence ATGTATTCATCAAATCTACCGATTTGGGTCTCATCAAAACCTTCAAATTCCAATAAAAATATACTCTTATATCAATTTAACCAAAACCCATTTCTCCAATTTTCTAAAAGATTACCACCAAAAAGCCTCTCTCAATCTCCTTCACCCTTTACTCGAATTCGTTGCCGCCTTCTTGAGCTCCGAAAACGAATTGAAACAGTAAAAAGCACTCAAAAAATCACTGAAGCAATGAAGCTGGTGGCTGCTGCAAAGGTTAGGAGAGCTCAAGAAGCTGTCATCAATGGTAGGCCTTTTACTGAGGCTTTAGTTGAGTTACTTTACACTATTAATGAAAGTTTACAATGTGACGATGTTGATTGTCCTTTAACTGTTATTAGGCCTGTTAAGAAAGTAGCTCTAGTTGTTACAACTGGTGATAGGGGTCTTTGTGGTAGTTTCAACAGTGCAGTGATAAAAAAGGCTGAGTCCCGGATTTCGAATTTGAGAGGTCTTGGATTGGATTACACTGTTATTAGTGTAGGAAAAAAGGGTAATTCTTATTTTAGTCGGAAAGATGATGTTTCGGTTGAAAGATTTGTTGAAGGAGTAGGGTTTCCTACTGCAAAAGAAGCTCAGATGATTGCTGATGATGTTTTCTCATTGTTTGTTACTGAAGAGGTCGATAAGGTTGAGCTTGTGTACACAAAGTTTGTATCTTTGGTGAAGTCGGATCCGGTGATCCGTACTCTGCTTCCTTTGTCGGTGAGAGGGGAGGTTTTTGATGTGAATGGGAATTGTGTTGATGCTGTGGAAGATGAGTTGTTTATGTTGACAACCAAGGAAGGGAAGCTGGCTGTGGAGAGGGATAAAGTGAGGGTGGAAGGAGGGCCAATTTCTCCTCTTATGCAGTTCGAGCAAGATCCGGTTCAAATTCTTGATGCCATGATGCCTCTTTATTTGAACAGTCAGATCTTGAGGGCATTGCAGGAATCGTTGGCGAGTGAGCTTGCAGCTAGGATGAATGCAATGAGTAATGCTACTGATAATGCAGTTGAGTTGAAGAAGAATCTTTCAATTGTCTATAATCGGGAGCGACAGGCAAAAATAACCGGTGAGATTCTGGAGATTGTTGCTGGAGCTGAGGCACttacataa